From the Saimiri boliviensis isolate mSaiBol1 chromosome X, mSaiBol1.pri, whole genome shotgun sequence genome, one window contains:
- the ARMCX1 gene encoding armadillo repeat-containing X-linked protein 1 isoform X2: protein MGVVIGVLISRVTWPSRELEPTSADVLLILVFIWSGCLLSISQRARRSLAWGKEEEGTVPFGNKGIVRLDSAGKEYVTVPTGKVLVIAELEPGSQSNPWKKRKVVQNQVQAASEPAG from the exons ATGGGAGTGGTAATTGGGGTCCTGATCTCACGGGTGACGTGGCCCTCACGTGAGCTGGAGCCGACGAGTGCAGACGTCCTTCTAATCCTAGTCTTCATTTGGTCCGGTTGCCTTCTCTCTATCTCACAGAGGGCGAGACGATCCTTGgcctgggggaaggaggaggag GGCACTGTGCCATTTGGGAACAAAGGAATAGTCCGCTTGGACTCTGCAG gAAAAGAGTATGTAACAGTGCCTACAGGAAAAGTGCTTGTCATTGCGG AGCTTGAGCCCGGAAGCCAGTCCAACCCTTGGAAGAAACGCAAAGTTGTCCAGAACCAA GTCCAAGCTGCCTCAGAGCCAGCCGGATAG